A region of the Curtobacterium flaccumfaciens pv. betae genome:
GAGCTTCACGGTGTCGATGCCGACGTGCACCAGGACGTCGGTGCCAGCGGCGCCCTGCAGGGCGAACGCGTGCGGGTGCAGCTTCACGATGGTGCCGTCGACCGGGGCCACCGCGGTGACCGCGCCCTCGACGCCCGTGGGGTCGACCGCGACGCCAGCACCGACGAGCTGTCCGGCGAACACCGGGTCGGGCACGTCGGCGAGGGCGACGACCGGGCCGCCGAACGGGGTGCGGACGACGGTCACAGTTCGTCCTGGATGTCCTGGGCGAGGTTGTCGGCGATCGTGCCGACGATGACCTGCCAGCCGGTGCCGCCACCGATGACGGCCTGGGCCCCGGCGGCCTGCAGGGCGGCCTTGTCGACCAGGTCCCCGTCCTCGACCTCGACGCGGAGGCGCGTGATGCAGCCCTCGACCTCTTCGATGTTCTCGGCACCGCCGAGTGCGGCGATGATGTCGGCTGCCTTGATGTCGGCCGTCGTTTCCTCCTCGTTAAGGGTTTGCGTCGCAGGTTGACACCGGTCCGCTCGCGGATCAGACTACGGAACTGGTCATGACCGGACAGGACCGGACCTGGCGACACCGCCGAGGTTACCTGCGCTGGCTGCACGACTCAACTCACCCCGACAGCTCCACCCAATGACGAGAGGACCTCCGATGAGCGCCACCACTGCCACGGATGTGCCGGAGAAGAAGAAGCCGAAGAAGCAGTCACGGCTGTTCGCGCAGGCCCAGCGCCTCGGACGGAGCCTGCTCCTGCCGATCGCGGTCATGCCTGCAGCGGGCATCCTGAACCGCATCGGCCAACCGGACCTCCTCGGCGCGATTCCCGGCTTCGAGACCGGTGCCGGGGTCATCTCGGCCGCCGGCCAGGCGATCTTCACGTGGCTCCCGCTGCTGTTCGCCGTGGGCATCGCGATCGGCTGGGCCAAGAAGTCCGACGGCACCACCGCGCTCGCGGCGGTCGTCGGCTACATGGTCATGTACGAGGTGTTCGCAGTGATGTCGCCGGTCGTCCTCGCCGGGGTCAAGAACGCCAACGGCGAGCAGGCCACGATCAACTACGGCGTGCTGGGCGGCATCGTGATGGGTCTCGTCTCGGCCGTGATGTGGGAGAGGTTCCACCGCACGAAGATGCCCGACTTCCTCGGGTTCTTCTCCGGTCGCCGCCTGGTTCCGATCCTGACGGCCGCTGCGGGTCTCGTCATCGCGGTCCTGATGTCGTTCGTCTACCGCTACTTCGACATCGCGCTGACGGCAGCCGGCACCGCCGTCGCCGACAACGCCGTGATCGGCGGCGGTATCTTCGGGTTCGCGAACCGCATGCTCATCCCGATCGGGCTGCACCAGCTGCTCAACTTCTTCCCGTGGTTCCAGCTGGGCAGCTTCACCAACGCGGCCGGTGACATCGTCCACGGCGACATCCCGCGCTTCCTGGCGGGCGACCCGACCGCCGGCATCTTCCAGACCGGCTTCTTCCCGATCATGATGTTCGCGCTGCCCGCCGGTGCCCTCGCGATCTGGCGCAACGCCAAGCCGCAGAACCGCAAGCTCGTCGGCGGCATCATGATCTCCGCCGCACTGACCTCGTTCGTCACGGGCATCACCGAGCCGCTCGAGTACTCGTTCATGTTCGTCGCGTTCCCGCTGTACGTCATCCACGCGGTGCTCACGGGCACCTCGCTCGCCCTGGTGAACGCCCTCGGGATCCACGACGGGTTCTCGTTCTCGGCCGGCGCGATCGACTTCGTGCTGAACTTCGGCAAGGCGGACGGGGCGATCTGGCTCATCCCGATCGGCCTCGGCTACGCGGTCGTCTACTACTTCCTGTTCAGTTTCGTGATCAAGAAGTGGAACCTCCGCACCCCCGGGCGTGAAGAGGACACGATCGCCGAGAACACGATCGACGCGGCCACCAAGCCGTAGACGCGCGTTCCGACGGACGGGAGGCCCGGTGCCAGCTGGCACCGGGCCTCCCGTCCGTCTCCTGGTCGCACTGAGAGCCCTCATAGCGGTTTTGACAATCGTTATCAGTAGGCGTTAGCGTCGTGCCATGCACAACCGCCTCCTCGCCCTCCCGCTCGTCGCCGGCGCCGCCGCGCTCGCCCTGACCGGGTGCGCCACCTCGTCCGCCTCGGGGGAGGCCAGCGGTGACGGCACGGTCAACGTCGTCGCCTCCACCAACGTCTACGGCTCGATCGTCAAGACCATCGGTGGCGACGCCGTCACCGTGACGAGCATCCTGAGCGACCCGTCGCAGGACCCGCACTCGTTCGAGTCGAGCGCCCGCACCCAGCTCTCCGTTTCCAAGGCCGACCTGCTCATCGAGAACGGTGGCGGGTACGACGACTTCATGACGACGCTCGCGAACGCCTCGGACACCAAGGCCGACACGATCAACGTCGTGAAGCTCTCCGGCCTCGACAAGGGCGGCAGTGCCGAGTTCAACGAGCACGTCTTCTACAGCTACCCGACGATGGTCAAGCTGGTCGAGGCGGTCACGAAGGACCTCAGCGCGCTCGACGAGAGCGGCAAGGACGCCTTCGAGAAGAACGCCGCCACGCTCACCACCAAGCTCGAGGACCTCGAGTCCCAGACCGACGCCGTCAAGAAGCAGGACTCCGGCGACAAGGTCGCGTACACCGAGCCGGTGCCCGGGTACCTGTTCGACGCGATGGGGCTCGAGAACGAGACCCCGCCGGCCTTCTCCGAGGCCATCGAGGAAGGCGACGACGTCCCGCCGGCGGCCCTCCGCGACACCCTCGCGCTGTTCACCGGCAAGCGCGTGCAACTGCTCGCCTACAACAACCAGGCGTCGAGCCCCGAGACCGAACAGGTCCAGAAGGCGGCCGAGCAGAACGACATCCCCGTCGTCGGTGTCACGGAGACGCTCCCCAAGGGGCAGGATTACGTCTCGTGGCAGCAGGCGAACATCGACGCGGTGAAGGCAGCGCTCCAGAAGTGACGACCTCGACCGCAGCAGCGGCGACCCACGGCCCGGCGACCACCACGGTGGACGACCGGGCTGCGGCTCGTCCGGTCCTCGCGCTCCGCGACGCCGGGTTGTCCTACGGCGCCCGGAAGCTCTGGGCGGGCCTCGACCTCGACCTCGCGCCGGGTGAGTTCGTCGCGGTCCTCGGCCCGAACGGCGCCGGCAAGACCTCACTGCTCCGTACCGTCCTCGGGCAGCAGCGGCTGACGAGCGGCACGATGTCGTTCCTCGGGCAGCCGGTGCACCGCGGCCACCGGAAGATCGGCTACATCCCGCAGCAGCGTCTGATGGAGGCGGGGACGCCCCTGCGCGCGCGGGACATGATCGCCCAGGGCGTGACCGGGCACCGGTGGGGCATCCGACGTGCGTCGAAGGCCGACCGGATGCGCATCGACCGGGTCCTCGACGAGGTCGGCGCCACCGCCTTCGCGGACGCCCCCGTCGCCGAGCTCTCCGGCGGCGAGCAGCAGCGCACCCGCGTCGGGCAGGCCATCGCCGCCGACCCCGCCCTGCTGCTGTGCGACGAACCCCTCATCTCGCTCGACCTGCGGCACCAGCGCGGGATCACCGAGCTCATCGACCGCGAGCGCCGGCAGCGAGAGGCCGCCGTGCTCTTCGTGACGCACGACGTGAACCCGATCCTCGACGTCGTCGACCGCGTGCTCTACATCGCCGGGGGTCGGTTCCGGATCGGTTCCCCGGACGAGGTCCTGCGCGCCGACGTCCTGAGCGACCTGTACGGCACGCCCGTCGACGTCGTCCGCACCATGGGACGCATCGTCATCGTCGGGGCGAACGAGGCCCACGAGCACCACCCGGGCGAGGTCGACCCGCACGCCGACCAGCCGGACGAAGGGCGGATCTGATGGACGTGCTGTCGACCGTCTTCTCGTTCCAGGACTACGGCCAGCTCCTCGTGCTGGTGCAGAACTCGATCTGGGCCGGCGCGGTGCTCGGCATCGTCGGCGGGCTCATCGGCCCGTTCGTCGTCGCCCGGAACATGCCCTTCGCCGTGCACGGCATCTCGGAGCTCTCGTTCGCCGGGGCCAGTGCCTCGCTGCTGCTCGGGGTGAACGTCATCTCCGGCTCACTCGTCGGGTCGGTCATCGCCGCCCTGCTCATCGGCGTCCTCGGGTCGCGTGCCCGGGAACGCAACTCGATCATCGCCGTCCTCATGCCGTTCGGGCTCGGGCTCGGCATCCTCTGCCTGGCGCTCTACAAGGGCCGGGCCGCCAACAAGTTCGGGTTGCTCACCGGGCAGATCGTCTCGGTCGACAACCCGCAGCTGGCGTTCCTGATCGTGGTCGCCGCGATCGTCGTGGCGACGCTGCTCGTCATCTGGCGCCCGCTGATGTTCGCCTCGGTCGACCCCGACGTGGCTGCAGCTGCGGGGATCCCGGTGCGCACCCTCGCGATCGTGTTCATGCTCGTGCTCGGACTGGCCACCGCCGTGTCAGTGCAGATCGTCGGTGCGTTGCTCGTGCTGTCCCTGCTCGTGACCCCGGCGGCCGCGGCCCTGCGCCTCAGCTCGCACCCGGTCGTCGTGCCGGTGCTGTCGACGGTGTTCGCGGTGACGTCGGTCGTCGGTGGCATCCTGCTCGCACTGGGCGGCGGCCTGCCGATCAGCCCCTACGTGACGACGATCTCGTTCGCGATCTGGGTGGTCTGCCGGATCATCGGGTCGCGACGCGACAGGCGGGGACGCAACCGCGTCGCCGGCCGGAACCAGCGTGGCGGGGGCGAGCCGGGCCTCCAGGCAGGGACGACGTCGACAGCCGGTCGGAAGGAAGAGGTGTCAGCATGAACGCCGTGCAGAAGACCAAGCGGAACACGTGGCAGCGCGAAGCGGTGCGCGGTGCCCTCGACTCCACCGAGGGGTTCGTCAGCGCGCAGGCGCTGCACCAGCACCTGCGGGACGAGGGCTCGACCATCGGACTGGCCACGGTCTACCGGGCCCTCGCCGACCTGGCCACCGAGGGCGACGCCGACTCGCTGCAGCAGGACGGCGAATCGCTGTACCGCGCGTGCACGACGGACGCGCACCACCACCACCTGATCTGCCGGAACTGCGGCCGGACCGTCGAGATCGAAGCGGACCCGGTGGAGCAATGGGCGCAGGACGTCGCTGCCGCCAACGGGTTCACCAACGCCAGCCACGTCGTCGACATCTTCGGCGAGTGCGCCGTCTGCACGGCAGCCCGAGCGACTGCCGCCACCGACGAGTAACCTGCCCCGCATGCACGTCATCCTGGTCCCCGGGTTCTGGCTCGACGCGAGCGCGTGGGACGACGTCGCCCCGGTGCTCCGCGAGGCCGGGCATTCGGTGCAGGCGATCACGCGCGACGGCGACACGCTCGACGAGCAGGTCGCCGCGTTGGTCGCGATCCTGGACGACGTCGCGTCCGCCGACGAACCGGTCGTGCTCGCCGGACACTCGGGTGCCGGGCCGATCGCGTACATGGCCGCCGACCAGCGCCCGTCGCTCGTCGCGCACCTGCTCTACGTCGACACGTTCCCGGGGCCCGAGGGCGGGTGCGTCAACGACGAGCTGCCCGTGGTCGACGGGGTCGTACCGCTGCCGTCGTGGGACATCTGGGAACCCGCCACCGTCCGGGGCATGACGCCCGAGGTCCGGCAGGACGTCGAGCACCGGGCGATCCCCGAGCCGGCCTCGGTGCCGTCGGACCGGTTCCACTACGCCGACCCGGCACGGCACACGATCCCCGCGACGATCATCACCTGCGAGATCCCCGCCGCCGAGCTGCTGGCGATGGTGGCGGACCACCAGGCCTGGGCGGCCGAGCTCGTCGCGACCGAGGAACTCTCCATCGTCGGGCTCGAGACCGGCCACTGGCCGATGTTCACGGCGCCGCAGCAGCTCGGCGAGCTGATGGTGCAGGCGCTCGCGCCCAAGCCGACGCAGGCGCCGTAGGGGCGACCACGCGGGTGCGTGAGCGGTCCGGTCCGACCGCCACGGGCCTCCAGGCCTGGAGGCGTGGCTTGCGACACGCCCGGTCCTCGCGTAACGTGGACCCCTGGTTCTCCGCGTCCGCGCGGCGGACCCGTTGTTCCAAGCCCTCCGACCGTCGCGAACGCCGCGGTCGCGCGGTGTCCGGCTCTCCTTCGACAGGGGATGCGGACCTGGGCGGTGCACACAACCCCCTCGCACGGTCACCCCGGTGACGGTGCGCGTGTGCACCAGGCAAGTGAACTTGGGTGCGGCCGTCCGGTCGCACGGTACTCAGGAGGAAACCATGGCAGCAGTGTGCCAGGTGACCGGCGCCGTTCCCGGCTTCGGTCACAACATCTCGCACTCGCACCGCCGGACGAAGCGTCGCTTCGACCCGAACGTGCAGAAGAAGACGTACTACGTGCCCTCGCTTCGTCGTAACGTCACGCTCACGCTCAGCGCGAAGGGCATCAAGGTGATCGACGCACGTGGCATCGAGTCCGTCGTCAAGGATCTCCTCGCCCGTGGGGAG
Encoded here:
- a CDS encoding PTS glucose transporter subunit IIA, which encodes MTVVRTPFGGPVVALADVPDPVFAGQLVGAGVAVDPTGVEGAVTAVAPVDGTIVKLHPHAFALQGAAGTDVLVHVGIDTVKLSGEGFELLATEGDTVTAGDPVVRFTPSVISAAGYSPICPVVVLGSTADSVDQGTVGTTVLDGDTLFEV
- a CDS encoding PTS transporter subunit EIIC, with amino-acid sequence MSATTATDVPEKKKPKKQSRLFAQAQRLGRSLLLPIAVMPAAGILNRIGQPDLLGAIPGFETGAGVISAAGQAIFTWLPLLFAVGIAIGWAKKSDGTTALAAVVGYMVMYEVFAVMSPVVLAGVKNANGEQATINYGVLGGIVMGLVSAVMWERFHRTKMPDFLGFFSGRRLVPILTAAAGLVIAVLMSFVYRYFDIALTAAGTAVADNAVIGGGIFGFANRMLIPIGLHQLLNFFPWFQLGSFTNAAGDIVHGDIPRFLAGDPTAGIFQTGFFPIMMFALPAGALAIWRNAKPQNRKLVGGIMISAALTSFVTGITEPLEYSFMFVAFPLYVIHAVLTGTSLALVNALGIHDGFSFSAGAIDFVLNFGKADGAIWLIPIGLGYAVVYYFLFSFVIKKWNLRTPGREEDTIAENTIDAATKP
- a CDS encoding metal ABC transporter solute-binding protein, Zn/Mn family gives rise to the protein MHNRLLALPLVAGAAALALTGCATSSASGEASGDGTVNVVASTNVYGSIVKTIGGDAVTVTSILSDPSQDPHSFESSARTQLSVSKADLLIENGGGYDDFMTTLANASDTKADTINVVKLSGLDKGGSAEFNEHVFYSYPTMVKLVEAVTKDLSALDESGKDAFEKNAATLTTKLEDLESQTDAVKKQDSGDKVAYTEPVPGYLFDAMGLENETPPAFSEAIEEGDDVPPAALRDTLALFTGKRVQLLAYNNQASSPETEQVQKAAEQNDIPVVGVTETLPKGQDYVSWQQANIDAVKAALQK
- a CDS encoding metal ABC transporter ATP-binding protein, with product MDDRAAARPVLALRDAGLSYGARKLWAGLDLDLAPGEFVAVLGPNGAGKTSLLRTVLGQQRLTSGTMSFLGQPVHRGHRKIGYIPQQRLMEAGTPLRARDMIAQGVTGHRWGIRRASKADRMRIDRVLDEVGATAFADAPVAELSGGEQQRTRVGQAIAADPALLLCDEPLISLDLRHQRGITELIDRERRQREAAVLFVTHDVNPILDVVDRVLYIAGGRFRIGSPDEVLRADVLSDLYGTPVDVVRTMGRIVIVGANEAHEHHPGEVDPHADQPDEGRI
- a CDS encoding metal ABC transporter permease encodes the protein MDVLSTVFSFQDYGQLLVLVQNSIWAGAVLGIVGGLIGPFVVARNMPFAVHGISELSFAGASASLLLGVNVISGSLVGSVIAALLIGVLGSRARERNSIIAVLMPFGLGLGILCLALYKGRAANKFGLLTGQIVSVDNPQLAFLIVVAAIVVATLLVIWRPLMFASVDPDVAAAAGIPVRTLAIVFMLVLGLATAVSVQIVGALLVLSLLVTPAAAALRLSSHPVVVPVLSTVFAVTSVVGGILLALGGGLPISPYVTTISFAIWVVCRIIGSRRDRRGRNRVAGRNQRGGGEPGLQAGTTSTAGRKEEVSA
- a CDS encoding Fur family transcriptional regulator, with the translated sequence MNAVQKTKRNTWQREAVRGALDSTEGFVSAQALHQHLRDEGSTIGLATVYRALADLATEGDADSLQQDGESLYRACTTDAHHHHLICRNCGRTVEIEADPVEQWAQDVAAANGFTNASHVVDIFGECAVCTAARATAATDE
- a CDS encoding alpha/beta fold hydrolase: MHVILVPGFWLDASAWDDVAPVLREAGHSVQAITRDGDTLDEQVAALVAILDDVASADEPVVLAGHSGAGPIAYMAADQRPSLVAHLLYVDTFPGPEGGCVNDELPVVDGVVPLPSWDIWEPATVRGMTPEVRQDVEHRAIPEPASVPSDRFHYADPARHTIPATIITCEIPAAELLAMVADHQAWAAELVATEELSIVGLETGHWPMFTAPQQLGELMVQALAPKPTQAP
- the rpmB gene encoding 50S ribosomal protein L28, giving the protein MAAVCQVTGAVPGFGHNISHSHRRTKRRFDPNVQKKTYYVPSLRRNVTLTLSAKGIKVIDARGIESVVKDLLARGEKI